Part of the Imperialibacter roseus genome, CTGTGCAGGAAATGGCAGGGTGAAAGTTTGTCACATCACGCCCGTTGCGAAACCAAGGCAAATCAGGGTCAAACACCAGCTCCCACTGATAGTTAATTGACCTGACGTAGACCGCTTTTGCGGATACTAATATGTTAGAAATTTTCCAATCGACATGCAGCCCTGCTGTAAAATCGATCCAATGCCTTCTATAGTCTCCTGTTCGGGAAAAAGCATATAGCATCCAGTCATTATCGTGTGTGATTCTCTCTAACTGGATACCTATTCTATTAATCCCTTTTATCCAACTGAAATCCAAATACTGCGAATTGCCTCCTGGCCCAATTCCTGCACCGAGAAGCTGGCCCTTGTTAGTAAACCCCTGCCGAATATAGTCGTCGGAATACCAACTGTCTGCATCAAAAATTCCTTCCCTTTGCGATTGCTGTAACTGAGTGACTTCTATTTGGAACTGCAAGTACTGTTTGGTCCTTAAGGGAAACAACTTGGTAAGGCCAAGAGTATAGCCTCGGTTTTTTTCGGGCTCCTCCAGCCATTTCCTGAATTTTCTGGGCTTCCCATGATTGCCAAATTCAGCGTAAATCTCTGCTGATTCCGGTTGAAAGACCCACCTCAAAAAAACAGAAGATTGCTGGCTACTGTTTGATTGGCCTACTATTGGGGCCTCAAAGGCGTTTTCTTTCTTGTTAAAGATTGGAATAAAGTCTTGGAGGTGCTCTAAATCTGCTTGGTAGAGTTGCTTTGTTTTATTGTAGCCCAGGAAAAGCCCCTTGACCCACTTTGGCTGCCATGAAAAGTTAACGCCGGAAATATATCGCCATTCATTTCTCTTTGGAGAAAAAAGAGTAGCCCCATAATATGTTCTGCCTTGCTGAGGCGGGGTTTTTCCAGAGTTCCTCAATTTGCCGGCAATAAATTGCCCTTCGAAATTACCAATGGCAGTAACCACCGGTGCGTTCGTTTCCAGAAAAAAATGGGTGAAGCCCTGCGCATTGTTGCTTAATATTATTGCGTTTCGGTGACCGGGGCCCCACCACAGGTTCTGCGTTGATATTCCCATGGAAAAGCGGTCAAAGCTGTACTTCACGAAGGACTGACCGGGAAGAATTTTGTTGTAATTTCTGTTCGCCAGTTTTTCCGGTTGGTCTATTCTGTTCCACCAAATATACCTCCACATCCAAATGATGTCGTAGTGCACCGAGGGAAACCCTTCGTAGTCGAGGTTCCGTGCGAAAATGTATTCAGGCCGTAATTGAGAGGTCAATCTTCCATACTTAATATGCAGGCCAAGGCTTAGAAGGTTTTGAGCGCCGACAGCTGGTATAACAGCTCCATCATTGCTACCATAAGGAATTTTTGTGTTGCTCTGATAGCGATTTTGCAAAGGAAGTGCAGCTACTTTAAATTTCTCTTCATTAAAAATCGTACTCCCTTCCCACAGATACCGGACATTGTTAATGTAAGACGAATCGTCATTTATAAAAGACAATGATCGCCTGGAAAAAGAATACTTATCCGAAATCTCTCCCAGCAACTGGCCTCGTCTCAAATAGTCCTCGACAGCATCATAACCCATAGCGGGGATCGACTGCCCAAAAACTTGATTGAACAAACATAAACTCAAAAGCCAGAAAAGGTACTTTCTCACATTAAATGTACTTTGGGCATGATGTTACTGTATGAGCTGGCATAACAATTAAAATATCAGTTCTATTCATCTTCATTCAATAGTAGCAAGACTCACCTTGATGTATTCGTAACAGTAGGAGTGCCTACTCTCTTTTAACTACTTGTATGTCAAAACAAACACACTAAACCTCCAGCTTTCCCACCAAATATTTCCCAGTAGAAAGAAGAATAGTAAATCATTTCAATATGGTCTAATTTAAAGTAAGCGTTTTCAAAGTCAAATTGTCTAGAGACCAGCTTTCGTCGCATATGTCATTTGGAATAGGTTGGGTAAGCCTATCAAAAAATCTGATTTCCAGCTTATCCGCTGAATGACCAACCGTTTTACTGATTTGGTAAATACTAGTTCCATTACTGAGCTCAGAATAGTAACACAGCAACGGGAGGTCAGTCTTAAAAGCTCCGGTCTTCGGGTCATTCATCCTCCATCCGTTTTGAGGATAAGATTGTTGTATGCACCATAAAGCATTACATATCCCATTGGAAAAAGTGGTTTCGATGATTGACTGCCCGTCAACCAGCATCAACCACCAATCTGGCCCAGCAGGATACGATAAATTGCCATCCCAGGAATCATGAATAAACAGGTCAAAGGAAATAGTTATATAGTTATGTTCGGGAAGGCCGTCCAGTGCTATAGAAAACCCATCGTCAAAGTAATTCCCAATTACCTGATTTCCATTATAATTCATGAGCTTGCCTCCCACAATATTATCCATATCGGCACTCTCAAAATCGTTGAAAAATACAATAGCGTCATTTTTCACCGTGGGTTCACACGAAGCAAAAAAGATCACAAAACCCATCCACCAAGAGTATTTAATTGATAGTGACATAGTCCCGATAACTAACTCCGCAGCTTCTTTGCAACTTTATTAAACGTTTCAATGTACTGGCTGGTCACAGTGTCCCAGTTGTACTTGGCTGTAAGCCCTTGCCGGACAACGATCCTAAACTCATTCGCCAGCTTTTCGTCCATATCCAACACTTCTATTTTTTCCACCACTGAGTCAGCGTTCTTTTCGAAAAAAAGCCCATACTTGTCTACACCAAGCACTTCTCGACTAAATGGTGTATTCAAAGCCAATATACAACATCCATAGGCCATTGCTTTAAGTAAAGTGGGGTTGGTTCCTCCAAACTCGTGACCATGCAAGTACACGAAGGCATTGTGATAAAGCTCGGCCAATTCCTCTGGATCTGTCACATATCCTGTAAATAGTAACCTGTCATCACTTTCAGCCATTGATTTAATGTTTTTGGCATAGTTGTCTTTGTAGGGCACGTCGCCAACAATGACAAGTTTTCTTTCAGAGCTCGAGCGTAGAAAACCCTCTACCAAGAGGTCAGCATTGTTGTCAGGTATAAGGCGGCCTACGATTAGAAAATATTCTCCTTTAGTAAGCCCCCACTTTGATATTTTCGAGGCATCAGTAGATTCTCTAACATTCGCTCCGTAGGCAATAACAACTGACTCTCTTTTAAACAAGCTTAGATATACCCTCCTCATTTCATCAGAATCATTAACTAACTGATCATATAGCTTTGTGGAAAGCCAGGAAGCAAAATAAAAGTATCGGGCACCTAATCCCTTCCATTTTGGGCGAAGCCACTCCATCCCATCCACATTAATGGCTGTTTTTTTTCCAAATATTTTCGATATCACTCCAAAAGGCCCATTGGCAGAATTAACAACGAAGATGACATCAACTTTGCTAAAGCAGGCATGTATCATTGAAAAAAAAGAGTGTATGAACTGACTAAGTACCTTCGTTTCTATCGAAGGAAGGTACACTAACTTCACACCATTAACCTGCTTCGGTCGATCCTGAAACAGCGCCTTATGACAATAGACTGTTACTTCAATCCCTCGTTCAACAAGTCGTTCCGACAGTTCCTTTACCAGCGTTTCGTACCCGCTGTATACATAAGGATATCCCCTGGAGCCAATAATCGCTATTTTCATTCCGTTAACCAATCAACTTCCCTTCCTCTGATATCAAAACCAATATTCTTAACGTTCTCATTGGGGCAGAGCCTGATGAAGTAATTTTTTACATTTGTTTCCAAAGACCCACCCATTTACTCTTAAGTTGTGTCACTACGAAAAATGAACACTGTTGTATCAATCGTTTATGTAAATTACAATAGTTCGGCACTTATTGTTGACTCCATTGATTCACTGACAGCTCACTGCAAAGATGTTCCTTTTGAAGTAATAATTGTCGACAATGCTTCCAAAGTTGAAGAAAAGCTAAAATTGGACTCTTTGAGAATGGAAAGGAATTGGAACAATATTCAAATCATTTACGCCGGTGAGAACCTGGGTTTTGGTAGGGCAAATAATCTTGGGGCTACCAAAGCCATAGGTAAATATTTGTTTTTTCTCAATCCAGATACGCTGATTTGCAACGACGTTGTAAGAATACTTTTTGATTTTCTGGAGTCATCAGAGCCTAAAATAATTGCTTGTGGTGGCTCCCTCCTCACAGCGGACAAAAAGCCTACTTCTTCCTACGGAAATTTACCCGGAATATTCCAGGAGTTGGGAAATATCGGGCTAGGGTTAAGTTTCATCCTTGGCGGCTATTACAAAAGGCATTTGGCAATCAACGCCGCCGTCTATCAGACCACTCCGACAAAAGTACCTTACATCGTTGGTGCCGATATATTTATTTATGCTGATGCCTTTAATGACCTTAATGGATTTGATGAATGCTTCTTTATGTACTACGAGGAAACTGACTTGTTTTATCGACTTTCAAAAAAGAGATTGGATTCTTATATTGTTCCTGATGCTCAGATCATACACCTTGAAGGTGGGGCTGTAAATTCTTTGGCGACAGAAAAGTTTAACCATGCCAAATTTGAAATGCTCCTGGCGAGTAAGATTTATTACTATCGAAAATGGTCGTCAAAATCATCCCTTCCCTTATTTAAGCTAATTTTCCTGCTCCAGATTGTTGTTCAGTTTACCAAAGGCAATATGGGTAGTCAACTCAAGCCTCTACTCAAAAGCTATTTTTCGATAGTTTTAGGAGCAAAATAGAATAGGTTCTATTTCGCTTGACGGGTATCAAAAAGATTCCGTGAATATTAACTCAATACATCTCGGTTTAGAATAGCTTTGAAGCAATACAGAATTTATGAAATTAGTAGTTGACACTCACCATTTGATGTTAGAGAATGCCGGCACAAAGAGGGTAACTATCAATTTGCTCGCTGAGCTAAAAAGAACTCCCGGAATTGAATTGATAGAACTTAAGCCAGACTATTCTTTAAAAAAAGGAGCAAGTCTCGCAAGCAAGCTCAAAGGTCATTTTCTGCGGTTCTTGTGGGTTTATGTTCATTTACCTTTCAAATGCTACACTTCTAAAGCTGAATTTTTATTATCTCCTGAGTTCAACACACCCTTGTTTTGCCCTTGTCCACGGGCTGTAATTGCCCACGATGCGCACATGCGGGCTCAGCGAGAGTTTACCAGCACTTTATGGTTCTATTTCTACTATGTTCCATTTATAGAAGTAGCCATCAGAAGAGCTGACTTGATATTCACCGTTTCTCAATTTGCTAAAAGGCAAATCGTTGATTTAATGCGTTTGGACCAAAGGAAAGTTCATGTAGTATATAACGGGGTCGATCAACTGTTTTTTAAAAGTGCGCCGGAGCTCAATTCAAGGCTTCCCGGTGGACTTGTTGCAAACCAGTATATTCTTTTCGTTGGCACCTTTGAAGCGAGAAAAAATATCGGAAGGCTTCTTGAAGCTTTTAGCATATTGAAAATCAAACACACGGAAGCATTTCAAAAATTAAAGTTGGCCATAGTAGGGCAGTCAGCTTCCGGCAAGTATTCAGATAGCACTAAGCAAATACTATCACTTATTAAGAGCCTAAACCTGACGAATGACGTAGTATTTTGTGGGTATGTGGCCGATGCTGAGTTGCCGATAATTTACCAAAATGCGAAGGCTGTAGCGTTTCCATCTTTGCATGAAGGGTTCGGGCTCCCTATAATTGAAGCGTTTGCAAGCAATGTACCTGTATTAACCTCCAATCTGTGTTCAATGCCAGAAATAGCTGGAGGTGCAGCCCTGTTGATAGATCCATACGAAATAGACGATATCAGCAGCAAACTAGAAAGGCTACTTTTCGATGAGGTACTTCGCCAGGTGCTAACCACCGCCGGTACTGAGAGGGTGAAGGAGTTTACGTGGGAAACATTCGGCTCAAAAGTGTTAGCAAAAATCACATCCTTTTTGAATAAAACAGATGTCAGCGCTGATACATAACAAGAAGAAAAGGCTACTGCTATATCCACTTAATGCTGTTCTGTGGCTACTTTTTCTGCCTAAGAAGGTGTTTGGCAAAAGTGTGAAGTTTAATTCCTTGCCAGCAAAAAAAATTCTCTTGGTAAGGCTAGACTATATAGGTGATGTAGTTATGACCAGCCCCTCCTTTTCATTTATAAGGCACCGGTTTCCCAACGCCAAAATCACACTATTAACTAATCCTTCAGCCAAGGCGCTTTTTAATAAAGACCCCAGGATTGACAGAATCGATACTTTTAATTGGCCCTGGGGACATTTGAGAACAAATAACCGATTCAGCTTTTCGTTACTTAAAGAACTATTAGACCTCGTTTTTCGCCTAAGGAGGGAGGAATTTGATTTGATGGTTGATTTTAGGGGAGACATGAGATTTGGGTTACTATTCGGGCTCTTTACGGGCGCAAAGGTGCTGGTGGGTAACTCAAGGTCAGGCAACAAATTCATGCTGGACTACGCATCGGAATATGATGCCTCAAAACACGAACTGGAGAGGACTTTAGATGTACTCGCCTGCTTCGGAGAGGTTCCTGTAGTGAGTCACCCTGAGATATTTCTTTCAGAAGAAGCGAAGCTTCTGGCAACCAAACATTTAGAGGAGCTTCTGGACACAAGCTCACTAAAAAAACTTGCTATAATCGCTCCGTTCTCCTCAAAAGATATCAAGTCGTGGCCGCTTCCTTACTTTGAAGTCGTTATCAAGCACCTGTTAACCCTCGGTTATAAAGTTGTTATCGTTGGAACAAGGGAAGACCAGGAGAATTCTGCATCTCTTGCGAGTTCTTTTCCTTCAAAAGTGTACTCTTTGGCGGGTAAAACAAGCCTTACTGAGCTGGCTTGGATGACCTCGATATCTACACTTGTTATTGGAGTTGACACCGGCGTTCTGCACATAGCATCTTGTTTTGACACTCCGATCGTAGCTATTTTTGGGCCAACACGATCCTGTGAATACAGGCCTTACTCCAAGTTTTCAATAGTAGTGGATAGTGGTGAATGCAGGTGCGATCAACTCACCCACGTAAAGTGTGATATTCAAGTTAATGACTATGCAAAATGCATGTTTGAACTAGGCCCAGAGGCCGTAATAAGAGCTATTCAGAGCCTATGAATCAACATTATTCTCCCCCGCATGTGGGTTGCTGGCATAAATCCTTATAATTCCGCCTCGATGAAATAAGCTTGCCACCGTCTCCAAAACCGTTGACACCGGTAGCAACACTCCAATTAAGAGATAAAGAGGAATACTTTTCTCGTTTTTCAGACTGTGAATAAGGTCTCCCTTGTAGCCCACCAAGCCCAGGCAGGTACGCAACATTCCCAAGAGGCCCACATGGGAAGAGAAGTAGCTAATTTCAACAGGATGAAGACCACAAGACTCAATTAAGGAGATGATAGAGTCTTGGCTAAAATGATTTATATGACGAGGAACGTCCAATTGCAGCCAGTTTTTGCCAGCCCACCTTGATTGCCAGCTATCTATATTCGGCACTTCCACAACTACCAGTCCTTCTCTACCCAAATTATCACGTATAAGATTCGTGAAGAGGTCTTTGGGTTTGCTTAAGTGCTCTAAAACGTGGAATAAACTTATCACATCAAAAGGAGCGCCCAGAAGTTTGCCTTTGGAATAATAGTTTGAATCTATTTCTAGGTGATAAAATTTCCTTGCAAAGTCAGCCCTCGGCCCTGACGTTTCCAC contains:
- a CDS encoding capsule assembly Wzi family protein codes for the protein MRKYLFWLLSLCLFNQVFGQSIPAMGYDAVEDYLRRGQLLGEISDKYSFSRRSLSFINDDSSYINNVRYLWEGSTIFNEEKFKVAALPLQNRYQSNTKIPYGSNDGAVIPAVGAQNLLSLGLHIKYGRLTSQLRPEYIFARNLDYEGFPSVHYDIIWMWRYIWWNRIDQPEKLANRNYNKILPGQSFVKYSFDRFSMGISTQNLWWGPGHRNAIILSNNAQGFTHFFLETNAPVVTAIGNFEGQFIAGKLRNSGKTPPQQGRTYYGATLFSPKRNEWRYISGVNFSWQPKWVKGLFLGYNKTKQLYQADLEHLQDFIPIFNKKENAFEAPIVGQSNSSQQSSVFLRWVFQPESAEIYAEFGNHGKPRKFRKWLEEPEKNRGYTLGLTKLFPLRTKQYLQFQIEVTQLQQSQREGIFDADSWYSDDYIRQGFTNKGQLLGAGIGPGGNSQYLDFSWIKGINRIGIQLERITHDNDWMLYAFSRTGDYRRHWIDFTAGLHVDWKISNILVSAKAVYVRSINYQWELVFDPDLPWFRNGRDVTNFHPAISCTVPLQWDKGYFSFLHRPRRAK
- a CDS encoding glycosyltransferase; the protein is MKIAIIGSRGYPYVYSGYETLVKELSERLVERGIEVTVYCHKALFQDRPKQVNGVKLVYLPSIETKVLSQFIHSFFSMIHACFSKVDVIFVVNSANGPFGVISKIFGKKTAINVDGMEWLRPKWKGLGARYFYFASWLSTKLYDQLVNDSDEMRRVYLSLFKRESVVIAYGANVRESTDASKISKWGLTKGEYFLIVGRLIPDNNADLLVEGFLRSSSERKLVIVGDVPYKDNYAKNIKSMAESDDRLLFTGYVTDPEELAELYHNAFVYLHGHEFGGTNPTLLKAMAYGCCILALNTPFSREVLGVDKYGLFFEKNADSVVEKIEVLDMDEKLANEFRIVVRQGLTAKYNWDTVTSQYIETFNKVAKKLRS
- a CDS encoding glycosyltransferase family 2 protein, producing MNTVVSIVYVNYNSSALIVDSIDSLTAHCKDVPFEVIIVDNASKVEEKLKLDSLRMERNWNNIQIIYAGENLGFGRANNLGATKAIGKYLFFLNPDTLICNDVVRILFDFLESSEPKIIACGGSLLTADKKPTSSYGNLPGIFQELGNIGLGLSFILGGYYKRHLAINAAVYQTTPTKVPYIVGADIFIYADAFNDLNGFDECFFMYYEETDLFYRLSKKRLDSYIVPDAQIIHLEGGAVNSLATEKFNHAKFEMLLASKIYYYRKWSSKSSLPLFKLIFLLQIVVQFTKGNMGSQLKPLLKSYFSIVLGAK
- a CDS encoding glycosyltransferase family 4 protein, with amino-acid sequence MKLVVDTHHLMLENAGTKRVTINLLAELKRTPGIELIELKPDYSLKKGASLASKLKGHFLRFLWVYVHLPFKCYTSKAEFLLSPEFNTPLFCPCPRAVIAHDAHMRAQREFTSTLWFYFYYVPFIEVAIRRADLIFTVSQFAKRQIVDLMRLDQRKVHVVYNGVDQLFFKSAPELNSRLPGGLVANQYILFVGTFEARKNIGRLLEAFSILKIKHTEAFQKLKLAIVGQSASGKYSDSTKQILSLIKSLNLTNDVVFCGYVADAELPIIYQNAKAVAFPSLHEGFGLPIIEAFASNVPVLTSNLCSMPEIAGGAALLIDPYEIDDISSKLERLLFDEVLRQVLTTAGTERVKEFTWETFGSKVLAKITSFLNKTDVSADT
- a CDS encoding glycosyltransferase family 9 protein; amino-acid sequence: MSALIHNKKKRLLLYPLNAVLWLLFLPKKVFGKSVKFNSLPAKKILLVRLDYIGDVVMTSPSFSFIRHRFPNAKITLLTNPSAKALFNKDPRIDRIDTFNWPWGHLRTNNRFSFSLLKELLDLVFRLRREEFDLMVDFRGDMRFGLLFGLFTGAKVLVGNSRSGNKFMLDYASEYDASKHELERTLDVLACFGEVPVVSHPEIFLSEEAKLLATKHLEELLDTSSLKKLAIIAPFSSKDIKSWPLPYFEVVIKHLLTLGYKVVIVGTREDQENSASLASSFPSKVYSLAGKTSLTELAWMTSISTLVIGVDTGVLHIASCFDTPIVAIFGPTRSCEYRPYSKFSIVVDSGECRCDQLTHVKCDIQVNDYAKCMFELGPEAVIRAIQSL
- a CDS encoding class I SAM-dependent methyltransferase, with translation MKQASCPLCSTKPDALGLENGIKISEDFTIVTCRKCDHRYTYFVVNVSEEEIYRDERYRVIDNRNSIFDKMLSFEYKRVVGKIKQRCGSEPGVLDFGSGKGKFLSLCKEAGFRTKGVETSGPRADFARKFYHLEIDSNYYSKGKLLGAPFDVISLFHVLEHLSKPKDLFTNLIRDNLGREGLVVVEVPNIDSWQSRWAGKNWLQLDVPRHINHFSQDSIISLIESCGLHPVEISYFSSHVGLLGMLRTCLGLVGYKGDLIHSLKNEKSIPLYLLIGVLLPVSTVLETVASLFHRGGIIRIYASNPHAGENNVDS